Proteins encoded within one genomic window of Ailuropoda melanoleuca isolate Jingjing chromosome 16, ASM200744v2, whole genome shotgun sequence:
- the LOC117796816 gene encoding olfactory receptor 5L1-like gives MGEENCTSVTEFILLGLAHAPELRVFLFLVFLLIYGVTVAGNLGMIAVIQVSSPLHTPMYFFLSHLSFVDFCYSTIIVPKMLSNTLSRDKAISFLGCMVQFYLFCTYAITEVFLLAVMAYDRFVAICNPLLYTVTMSRNLCMELVSCCYLWGMMCSLIHLCLALETPSYRSNVINHFFCDLPPLLSLACSDVSINELTVFIVATVNEIITFMIIFTSYLLILITILRMHSAEGRCKAFSTCASHLTAILVFQGTILFIYCQPSSGYSVETDKVATVFYTIVIPMLNPFIYSLRNKDVKAALRKVVSSKIFS, from the coding sequence ATGGGGGAGGAGAACTGCACCTCTGTGACAGAGTTCATTCTTCTCGGATTAGCACATGCCCCTGAGCTCAGagtcttcctcttcctggtgTTCCTTCTCATCTATGGCGTCACCGTTGCAGGAAATCTGGGCATGATTGCAGTGATTCAGGTCAGCTCTCCACTTCACactcccatgtactttttcctcagcCACTTGTCCTTTGTGGATTTTTGCTACTCCACCATCATCGTGCCAAAGATGCTGTCCAATACCTTAAGCAGGGACAAAGCCATCTCCTTCCTGGGTTGCATGGTGCAATTCTACTTGTTTTGTACCTACGCAATCACTGAGGTCTTCCTGCTggctgtgatggcctatgaccgctttgtggccatctgcAACCCATTGTTGTACACAGTCACCATGTCCCGGAATCTCTGTATGGAGCTGGTGTCTTGCTGCTACCTCTGGGGGATGATGTGTTCTCTGATCCATTTGTGTTTAGCTCTGGAGACCCCATCCTATAGATCAAATGTGATTAACCACTTCTTTTGCGATCTGCCTCCTCTCTTATCACTTGCTTGTTCTGATGTCTCTATTAACGAACTCACGGTGTTCATTGTGGCCACTGTCAATGAGATCATCACATTCATGATCATTTTCACCTCCTACTTGCTGATTCTTATCACCATCCTGAGGATGCACTCTGCAGAGGGAAGGTGCAAAGCCTTTtccacctgtgcctcccacctCACAGCCATCCTTGTCTTCCAAGGAacaattcttttcatttattgccAGCCCAGTTCTGGCTACAGTGTAGAGACTGACAAAGTGGCCACAGTATTCTACACCATAGTGATTCCCATGCTGAACCCTTTTATCTATAGTCTGAGGAACAAGGATGTGAAAGCAGCTCTCAGAAAAGTAGTGAGCtccaaaatattttcctag